A window of Candidatus Lokiarchaeota archaeon genomic DNA:
CACTGAGCTACGTTCAATTGCAAAGGGGGAACTTCTTACAGATGATATCAAAGGATCCCTGATTAACGCAGTGAGGACCTTCATAGAACGACATGGAAAGGACAATAGAGAAGCTCGTTATGACGGCAGGAAGTACAGGACAGAGTTTGTTCTATCAAAAGAGGGTTTCTTCAACAGCACCCTTTATGGATATCAGGTGTCAATGGTTGAAGACAGCAAATACCTAGTCTTCGTTGAGGAGCAAGAAGAAACGTCTCAGAACAGCTACACATGTTTTCTTCAGCCCAGCTGATTATCCAAGGAGATGAGGAGTAATTCGTTTTCTTCAAAAAAGGCATAAATCATTTAAGTGATGGTTAGCAAATATAGTTAAGAAAGCGGGGGGTCAAAATGGATTGTCATAGTCCTCATCTCAAAGCTTCAACATTGATTCTTTTCATCGCATTCACAGCAATCGGCATTACCCAATTATCAATTCAGCATGATTCTGAGTGGAGTGAGCTGCTGAGAGAAGACCAATCAGACTTCATTCTAACCGAAAGCAATTCCTCCTTCAGCTGTGAATATGTTGCGACGAGAATAACGAATATAGAAATCGCATCAATTACAACAAATAACACACCCATATCGCTTGTAATCATGAATGAAACGAACACGAAACTGTCCATGGATAATGTAACTCGGTTGAGAGGGCTTTCCGTGAAAATGAACCCCCGGCCTCCAGAAGTAATCACTGTTACTGTTTCACGGAAGAGTCAGACAGCAAGCGTGCGGCTTGAAATTCTGATTCTTCAACTAGTGCCACCTCCAGCTGCTAGGGCTACAATGATTCCCATCATACCATCAATAGTCATTATCGGAACGTTTGTATTGGGCTACAATTTGATTCGTTTCCGGAAAGATTGCTGGAATCCATTTCTCATGCAGAAGGATTCACCTTCGAAGCTGGACCAGATTGTACCGTTGGCATTGATAGTGGTGCCGTTGGTTGGTGGAGCAATGGTTAGTCCGTTTCTCAGTGATATTACAGGGAACCAGTATCAACTGATAGAAAGAGAAACTGTTTTGGACCAGCGGAGCATAACAGATACGCTAACTGAAACAGACCCTATGAAGAACTACTCTCTCTATTCGATAGCCGATTCCTACAACAGCTCTATTCAAAGACTACGAATACATTCTTTCGAAGTCGATGATTCACCAATCTTCATGCGCGGAGAATTTGAAGACGAATCGATAGATTTCGTAATAGAATCAACAGTTAATTCTCCCATCTTTTGGTTTGAACCAGACTTTGAAATTGAACCTTCCATTTTGTATTTTGAAAGAATTGAAAGTGATGTGCAGTATTCTTTTGTGATTGACATAATAGGCACTGAAATGGTTCCCGAAACTGATCCTACTGTTCCTTCCATTTTGGCTATCTGTGGGCTATTTATGTTGACATTAGCCACATATAGAGCGTGGAGAATAGAGGACACTCTGAAGAACCATATTGGGACCGAAGATGTGCTAGAGAGTAACCCTAGATAGTGTGGTGCTGAGTGTTCAGTCAACGAAACTGTCATAAGACAGAGATATTGGATTTCCTTTGCATTACATGGGAGACAAAAGTTGTGAGCGATGTAGCTGAAGACACCGAGTTTTTTGATAGCTATGCTGGCAGTAAACCAACTGCTGTGGGAATGATTCTAGCAACTCTCTATGCTGTCTCTGCACTGCTTCCTCTCAGTGGATTCTTTGCGGCTGCAGGTTTCACTACAACCATCAGCTTTGCAATCATCGTGGCACCTCTCATTGGAGTGATTTTGGGACCCTATCGCGGAGGTGCATTTGGACTCATAGCAGGTGTGCTTGCCACGTTTGTGTCTCTGCCGATTGGAGGTGGCATCTATTTGGCCGTACCAACAACCATTCTGGGTCCTGCAGCATCAGGATTTTTCACCGGGCTGGCAAGACAAACGTGGACCGAAGCAAAAGGAGTGAAGATTCCAGGCCCGATTATCACAGCCGCTTATTTGCTCATCGTGGTGTTGCTTTACGAAATAAAGAATCTGAGCGCGTGGTGGTTTGTTCTGCCATACATGCTTGCCGCGGCTGTATCGATAGCATTTCAATTCTATAACAAAGATATAGTTAGAGGATCCGATGAAAAGCCGAATCCATGGGCAATAGCTCTTCTCGCCTTTATTGGCACCATGACGGATTTCTCAATGATGACCATCGGTGCGGTTTATATCCTTGCTATTCCGGCCGACGTATTTGGGTTTGTTATTTTTCCACTCATGCTTCTTGAGAGGTCTGTAGCCACTGTGATAAGCTCTATTTTGCTGATTACCGTATTCAGCATCTTTGGTCAGGAGCTGCTTTTCGGCAAAGAAACTAGCAATTGATCTCATTTGTTTCGTACATAGACAGCTATGATAAAGAGCACAATTCCTCCTAGTACGAGTCTGATACTCCCTGCTACAAGCCCAAATATCAGGGCAATCAGACCTATTACGAAAATACCGAAACTGGCCTTCATACTCGTCACTTCACATTACTATCTCAAATGACCCACTTTTCTATCCAATACGGATTACACTTCGAATAGCACTGCCCTGTAGAACTGAGATTCCTTGTTCAATGCATCGATGCGAGTTTCTTTCTTTCGAAAGCCATGTGATTCGTCCTTGTATTCTACATATTCATGTTTGATACCCTTTTCGTCCAGCAACTTGACGATTTCCTGGCTGACCTCTGGCGTGACTATCTTATCATCCAGGCCTTGGAACAGGATCATGGGTGCTTTGAGATTCTCAATGTTGTTAATGGGCGATCTCTCTTTATACACGCTTTCATCTTCCTCAAGCGAAGCTCCCAGCAGGGAATCCAGATATCTTGATTCGAATTTGTGTGTTAGCTTGACAAGCGTGACTAGATTACCGATGCCGTAGTAGCTAGCTCCAACGCTGAATAAATCAGGGAACATGGTCAAACACCGTTGTACAGCATATCCACCGGCGCTGCCCCCTCGTATTGCGATTTTTGATGATATCATATCTTCTTGCTGTAGATAGTTAATCCCATCGCGAACGTCTTTGGCATCGATTATGCCCCATTTGCCTAGTAGTTTATCTCTGAACTTTCTCCCGTAGCCGGTACTTCCTCTGTGATCAACATCAAAAATGGCATATCCCATCGATGTCCAGAACTGCTTCTCCAATGAAAGTGAAGTCGATGCTCTGGAAGTAGGACCTCCATGGACTTGGACTATCAAGGGAGGTTTGGAGTCGGGTGGAGGACTGAAATTGGGGTTCCGTGGTTGATAGAACATCCCGTATGCATGTTCACCGTCTTTTGTCGGATACTCAATGGGTTTAGACTCAGACACATGCTCTGGCTTCAACGGCATTTTGTAGCTTTCTTTCAGCACACTGACTTGCTCAGAATTCGCATCAAATACAGTCACAGCTGGGGGATGGTCCCCCGAAGCCGCCAGCAACAGGAAATTGGAATCATCGGCCTTCCGTATAATCGACATTGAATCATACGACAGCTCGATATACTCTATTTCCTTGGTATCAAGGGAAATTCGTGTCAAAAAATCTCCGCTCTTTTTGTGGCAAATGGCGTACATTTCATCCCTAGAAAAAGCATACCTGCTGTACCCAAGACCCCACATAGCAGTTCCAAATTCTGCCAATTCCTGTGTGATTGGCTCGATGCTTCCCTTTCTTTGGACGTAGATGTTCCACCAGTTCTTAGGGCTATCTTCAGCGTGACCGGTCTCGTCCATGATGAAGAACAATTGGTCGGTGGGCCCAAACTTGGGATAACAGATTGCTGTTTTTTCATCTCCAGCGACCTTCTCTTCTGACTCTACAGATAATTCATCACCATTGAATTCCGCTTTCCAGAGCTCGGTTCCCTCCCAAGGCATACGAGGGTGATCCCACTGAATCCAAGCAAGCTGTTTTCCGTCAGAGGAAAGTATAGGCTCGCCATAGAAATCACTCCCCGAAACTAGTATGACTGGCTCCTGCGGAAACGATTCTTCAAGACTAATTGCTGCAAGATAGTTTTCATTCTCTTTGTCCTCAAATTCCTTTTCAAAGACGAAAATGAGGGTCTTTCCATCTGGAGACAAGGTTGGTACTGCATATTTTCCCAACGAGCCGTCTTCAAGTCGTTCAGGTGTCAGAGCAACAGGCGCCGAATCGCTGTCGAATTCATATCTGTACAATCGTTGATCCTTGAAATTCGAGAAGAAAACCACATCATCATGTATGGTAAATGCTCTTCCTCCATACTCGTGAACTCTCGTCCTCACATTGAAATCAGATGGGGTGACATCCGTGGCCCCATCCTCTGTTTGTTGTACAACTACAATTCGACCATCTTCGGCCGGGCGAACCTCAGCCCAATATTTCTGCCCTCTGTCATCTGTGAATATGTCCGCGAACTGGATGATATCCATGTAGATTTCTTCAGGGGTCAGAAGAGGGTCCCATAGGCCATACTGACGTGTTTCTTTGTTCATACTATTCCCGAGGTTATATCTCTTGAACCGCATATATACTCCTTACTTTGGGTCTGGGACTGAGACAACTAGAATTAATATATCACCATCTGCCTGGGGGAGACATTCAGATTGAATCACTGGTCTCAAGATGGTCACTATGGCGGCAATTTTGACAACAGCAGCTACTATCTGCTTCATCGCGGCAGCTATTACGGGAATTGCCTTTTTCATTACTTTCAATCATTACCTGCAAAACCACTATTCTCATGCTCTCTATATGTCAATTGCCTGGGGGAACATAATGGTATGTTATGTCCTTCAAGGATTGTCCGAGCTATTCTCCTCTGAGATACTATGGCTTCTTTGCTGCTACGCATATTTGCCACTGGGCTTCGCTCTGGTTATTCTACTAGATTCACTCACGAGGGTTTCCATTGACCCGATCAAGATAGGGATTATCTCCGCATTGTCTGCGGCGGTTCTCATCACCTCCTTTGAAGCAAATTCAGTGGGCACCATAATATTTCCAAATGGCGAACAAGGAATGGTTGCAACGGGAGAATTCCTGATAGCACAGGTTCTTCTGTATTTGGTGGAAGGAGGATTAGCGGTCTACTATACTCTGAAAATCATGCTGAAAGCACCTTCTCAGCTGAGATTTTCTTCAAGGCTGTTCTTCTTTGGGGCTTTTACCTTAGGAATCATTGCTCCAATATCTGTTGGACTTGGACTCAATATGTTGATTCCTGCGAGTGATGCTCTATTCGTTGCTCTCGGTACCCTATTGTGTTCAGTATCGATCGTCAGAGAACCTAAGCTTGCGTATGTCCTACCGTTCAAGGCGTTGAAACTAAGCTTGGTTGAATCCAGTGCGGGTATACCCCTCTTCTCTCATTTCTGGGTACCGGAAGAAGAACTAGGCGATGAAATGCTGCTTTCAGGTTTTCTAAGCGCCATCAGTCAAGGTTTGAACGAAACTCTACATCGAGGCACGATTCGAGAAATTGTCTTGGATGAAGGACTATTGATTTACAGTAGGAGCGATGATTACCCGATTTCCTTTGTGATTGCCGCAGACAAGTCGACTGCACAGCTCAGACATGGACTTGAATGCTTTCACAGAAAATACGTGGATCAGAATGAGCAGTTCCTAGAAGACCCAATACAGAACCAAAATAGACTGCCGGATGCTACACATATAATTCAGGATTGTTTTCCATTTGTTCCAAGCTACAAGTAATGGGAACGAATGCATCCACCTGCTTTACCGTCTCTGAATCCACGGTTTGGTTTGTTGCAGTTAATATATCACCGTCAGCAGGTACTATTGACCATGGTTATCTCTGCGTCTTTTTGCTCGTCGCAAGTCGATGTTATGAGTGATAGCCATGGTCACTCAGATGGAAGGATTTCGGTGCTATAGAAATCAGCAGCCCTATCTAGCAGTTCAATTGGCACTCGGGTCTCTAGGCAGATATTTCTCCTCCCATGAAAAGTGACCTGCCAAAGAAGGAATATAAATTCCTCATCATCTGTTTGATAAATTCGGCGTCAATCAAAGAAAAAATGACACAATCAGTTACATCTTCGGAGGAAATCAACCATGACAATTGCAGCCAAGCATTCCACAACAGGAACAGCTCGGGGAACAATACACGGATCGTGTCGACCCCTTGCGCTCAACTCGATTTCCTGCATCTGTTGCATATCTATCGTATTTTGAGGTTTTGAAATAGTAGGAGTTGGCTTAAACGCCACTTTGAATTCCACTTCTGCCCCGTTGGTGATACCTCCTATGATACCCCCTGCGTCATTCTTGGTCCAAGCTACTTCGCCGTTGATAATCTCAGCTGGATCATTGTGCTCTGAACCTTTCATTGATGCTGAATCGAAACCCGAACCAAATTCGATTCCTTTGACTCCTGGAATGCTGAACATTGCGTGACTCATAACACTCTCAATGGAATCAAAGAAGGGTTCTCCCAATCCAATGGGAACTCCACTTATTCTGCATTCTACGAGCCCTCCAACAGAATCCCCATTTTGACTCGCCTTCATAACCTGTTCTTCCATTTCCGACACAAGGTTGATGTCAGCACACCTTACAGAATTCGAGTAGACATGTTTCCGAATCATTTCATTAGGAATCACCGAGTCTACTGCTACCTTCCCAATTCGTACTGTGTGGGCTAGTAGCTCAATCCCTTCTTCCTCCAAGATGATTTTGGCAATGCTTCCTGCCATAACCAAACCAGCTGTCATTCTTCCAGAAAAAGTACCTCCTCCTCTATGGTCATTATGGCCGTTATACTTGACTCTAGCTGTGTAATCTGCATGGCCCGGCCTCATAATGTGCTTGGTCCTGTCATACCACGAACTATCCACATCTCGATTGGCGATTGTCATGGTTATGGGGGCTCCGGTTGTCCTGCCATCCAATACACCGCTATGAATGCGGATTCGGTCACTTTC
This region includes:
- a CDS encoding prolyl oligopeptidase family serine peptidase; translation: MRFKRYNLGNSMNKETRQYGLWDPLLTPEEIYMDIIQFADIFTDDRGQKYWAEVRPAEDGRIVVVQQTEDGATDVTPSDFNVRTRVHEYGGRAFTIHDDVVFFSNFKDQRLYRYEFDSDSAPVALTPERLEDGSLGKYAVPTLSPDGKTLIFVFEKEFEDKENENYLAAISLEESFPQEPVILVSGSDFYGEPILSSDGKQLAWIQWDHPRMPWEGTELWKAEFNGDELSVESEEKVAGDEKTAICYPKFGPTDQLFFIMDETGHAEDSPKNWWNIYVQRKGSIEPITQELAEFGTAMWGLGYSRYAFSRDEMYAICHKKSGDFLTRISLDTKEIEYIELSYDSMSIIRKADDSNFLLLAASGDHPPAVTVFDANSEQVSVLKESYKMPLKPEHVSESKPIEYPTKDGEHAYGMFYQPRNPNFSPPPDSKPPLIVQVHGGPTSRASTSLSLEKQFWTSMGYAIFDVDHRGSTGYGRKFRDKLLGKWGIIDAKDVRDGINYLQQEDMISSKIAIRGGSAGGYAVQRCLTMFPDLFSVGASYYGIGNLVTLVKLTHKFESRYLDSLLGASLEEDESVYKERSPINNIENLKAPMILFQGLDDKIVTPEVSQEIVKLLDEKGIKHEYVEYKDESHGFRKKETRIDALNKESQFYRAVLFEV
- the aroC gene encoding chorismate synthase, with protein sequence MVTFSFGERYRIQLFGESHGECVGVVVDGCPPGLDIIENDIQTELDRRRPGKSKLASSRKESDRIRIHSGVLDGRTTGAPITMTIANRDVDSSWYDRTKHIMRPGHADYTARVKYNGHNDHRGGGTFSGRMTAGLVMAGSIAKIILEEEGIELLAHTVRIGKVAVDSVIPNEMIRKHVYSNSVRCADINLVSEMEEQVMKASQNGDSVGGLVECRISGVPIGLGEPFFDSIESVMSHAMFSIPGVKGIEFGSGFDSASMKGSEHNDPAEIINGEVAWTKNDAGGIIGGITNGAEVEFKVAFKPTPTISKPQNTIDMQQMQEIELSARGRHDPCIVPRAVPVVECLAAIVMVDFLRRCN